The following are encoded together in the Daphnia magna isolate NIES linkage group LG8, ASM2063170v1.1, whole genome shotgun sequence genome:
- the LOC116928752 gene encoding death-associated protein 1 — translation MSDTEQNELKGGHPPAMKVGGMRVPLPKHHEERAEAPKTTEETEDKDKSPSKTVVISGAEVKEKEVYSPEAAKAIHEKPVPTHTQKEGGFGQHGNRLGFIQQPRKN, via the exons ATGTCTGATACCGAGCAAAATGAGTTGAAAGGTGGACATCCACCAGCAA TGAAGGTTGGAGGAATGCGGGTTCCACTTCCCAAACATCATGAGGAAAGAGCAGAGGCACCAAAAACTACAGAGGAAACAGAAGACAAAGACAA GTCTCCAAGTAAAACGGTTGTAATTTCTGGTGCtgaagtaaaagaaaaagaggttTATTCTCCAGAGGCAGCCAAGGCCATTCATGAGAAACCTGTACCAACTCATACCCAGAAAGAAGGTGGCTTCGGCCAACATGGAAACAGGCTAGGTTTCATTCAGCAACCTCGTAAAAACTGA